A section of the Archocentrus centrarchus isolate MPI-CPG fArcCen1 chromosome 20, fArcCen1, whole genome shotgun sequence genome encodes:
- the cdv3 gene encoding protein CDV3 homolog isoform X1, whose protein sequence is MADVQTEKSLDDFFAKRDKKKKKEKGKGKESAAGPASAALKKTKKEKEKSAKNENQDAQIDKEDEEWKDFEQKEVDYSGLRLQALQISDEKEEEEYEKEEVGEEGEIILVSGDKGEKGPWNKSGAAAAAPPPAPVENVEAPEAKPAGVYRPPGARLTTTKRAHNQGPPEIFSDTQFPSLLATAKHVETRKDREMEKTFEVVKHRNRGREETSGASMQHLQLDNQYAILGDK, encoded by the exons ATGGCGGATGTACAGACGGAGAAGAGCCTGGACGATTTCTTTGCCAAGCGggataaaaagaagaagaaagagaaggggAAGGGGAAAGAGTCCGCAGCGGGCCCCGCGTCGGCTGCGCTGAAGAAGAccaagaaggagaaggagaaatcGGCGAAAAACGAGAACCAGGACGCGCAGATCGATAAG GAGGACGAGGAATGGAAAGACTTTGAGCAGAAAGAAGTGGACTACAGTGGGCTTCGACTCCAGGCTTTGCAGATAAG TGacgagaaagaggaagaggagtacGAGAAGGAGGAGGTCGGTGAGGAGGGAGAGATCATTCTCGTTAGTGGGGATAAAGGTGAAAAAGGTCCCTGGAACAAgtctggtgctgctgctgctgctcctcctcctgcacccGTGG AGAATGTAGAGGCCCCTGAGGCGAAGCCCGCCGGTGTATATCGCCCTCCAGGAGCTCGACTTACCACCACCAAACGAGCCCACAACCAGGGCCCTCCCGAGATCTTCAGTGACACGCAGTTCCCCTCCTTACTGGCCACCGCCAAGCATGTGGAGACACGCAA ggaCAGAGAAATGGAGAAGACCTTTGAAGTTGTGAAACACAGGAACCGTGGCAGAGAGGAGACCAGCGGCGCTTCTATGCAGCACTTGCAGCTCGACAACCAGTACGCCATCCTGGGGGATAAGTAG
- the tmem108 gene encoding transmembrane protein 108 produces MKTSLQVLRCQLLSVLAFLALPAGLVSSAQELYLSQTSQDPVYMAVTHSSPLSPPKPPPLDWHQEGSSSGDWSPKGMHPTNSLLPVAALPPLLLHQLTQTSSLAQEAPPLYDTNTVIPNTVSTDSHVSHPREPSSDVVNQGLVRKLVRAHNPVTVSTNQASSSSPKFLNAEIPNIDVESAARGAPNPLAPLLSSGSDRGDALDAYHKEPQKLSLEELRRHHLQHLQPPSSLSVDADAARGLKLREHAVGSPEIALHHTITLREVHGVKEPPTPELNITTVKDPPQIQTVTASTTLSTETSVTTQNITLTPVTHTTANETTTVGGQGLSSVQSKSTDPLGNATATAHGEHLSKSSSVKEKQQGNSSEPASTTSGNFQNRQVPATSHGPPIPGNSSGATVDPTSSQKLICLGRMTIVWIVLAISVLVSSCSVLLTVCCMRRKKKSSSQENNLSYWNNAITMDYFSRHAVELPREIHTLESEDHDTCLPPNGDYSGSSVVLVNPFCQETLFINRDKACDI; encoded by the exons gTGTTCTAGCATTCCTAGCACTGCCAGCAGGACTGGTGTCATCAGCACAGGAGCTGTACCTCAGCCAGACCTCCCAGGACCCTGTCTATATGGCAGTCACCCACAGCAGCCCCCTATCTCCCCCCAAACCTCCGCCCCTGGACTGGCATCAAGAAGGGTCGAGTAGTGGGGACTGGTCACCCAAAGGCATGCATCCCACAAACAGCCTCCTTCCTGTGGCTGCTCTTCCCCCTTTACTCTTGCATCAGCTTACCCAAACTTCCAGCTTAGCTCAAGAGGCTCCTCCACTTTATGACACAAATACTGTCATCCCAAACACTGTGAGCACCGACAGCCACGTGAGTCATCCCAGGGAGCCCAGCTCTGATGTTGTAAATCAAGGTCTCGTGCGCAAATTGGTCAGGGCCCACAACCCAGTTACAGTCAGCACTAACcaggccagcagcagcagtcctAAATTTCTCAATGCAGAGATCCCAAATATAGATGTGGAATCTGCTGCTAGAGGGGCCCCAAACCCCCTGGCTCCTTTGTTGAGCTCCGGATCAGACAGAGGGGATGCACTTGATGCATACCACAAAGAGCCTCAGAAACTGAGTCTAGAGGAACTCAGGCGGCACCATCTCCAACACCTGCAGCCCCCTTCTTCTCTCTCAGTGGACGCTGATGCTGCACGAGGCCTGAAACTCAGGGAGCATGCTGTAGGATCCCCAGAGATAGCCCTGCACCACACCATCACCCTTCGCGAGGTGCATGGAGTGAAAGAGCCCCCCACTCCTGAGCTGAACATTACCACAGTCAAGGATCCACCACAAATTCAAACTGTCACTGCATCCACTACCCTGTCCACTGAGACGAGTGTCACAACACAGAATATAACACTCACACCAGTTACTCACACTACAGCAAATGAGACCACCACTGTGGGAGGTCAAGGTCTAAGTTCtgttcaaagtaaaagcacTGACCCGTTAGGGAATGCAACTGCAACTGCACATGGGGAGCACCTCTCTAAGAGCAGCTCAGTCAAGGAGAAGCAGCAGGGGAACAGCTCAGAGCCCGCTTCCACAACCAGCGGAAACTTCCAGAACAGGCAGGTGCCAGCCACCAGCCACGGCCCCCCGATACCCGGCAACAGCTCAGGCGCTACTGTAGACCCCACATCATCCCAAAAGCTCATCTGCTTGGGCAGGATGACCATCGTGTGGATCGTGTTGGCCATCAGTGTGCTTGTGTCCTCGTGTT CTGTGCTGTTGACTGTGTGCTgcatgaggaggaagaagaagtcaTCAAGTCAGGAGAACAACCTCAGTTACTGGAACAACGCCATCACCATGGACTACTTCAGCAGGCATGCTGTGGAGCTGCCCAGAGAGATACACACTCTGGAGAGTGAG GATCATGACACCTGTCTACCCCCTAATGGAGACTACAGTGGCAGCAGCGTGGTCCTGGTTAACCCTTTCTGCCAGGAGACCCTCTTCATCAACAGAGACAAAGCTTGTGACATATAG
- the cdv3 gene encoding protein CDV3 homolog isoform X2, which translates to MADVQTEKSLDDFFAKRDKKKKKEKGKGKESAAGPASAALKKTKKEKEKSAKNENQDAQIDKDEEWKDFEQKEVDYSGLRLQALQISDEKEEEEYEKEEVGEEGEIILVSGDKGEKGPWNKSGAAAAAPPPAPVENVEAPEAKPAGVYRPPGARLTTTKRAHNQGPPEIFSDTQFPSLLATAKHVETRKDREMEKTFEVVKHRNRGREETSGASMQHLQLDNQYAILGDK; encoded by the exons ATGGCGGATGTACAGACGGAGAAGAGCCTGGACGATTTCTTTGCCAAGCGggataaaaagaagaagaaagagaaggggAAGGGGAAAGAGTCCGCAGCGGGCCCCGCGTCGGCTGCGCTGAAGAAGAccaagaaggagaaggagaaatcGGCGAAAAACGAGAACCAGGACGCGCAGATCGATAAG GACGAGGAATGGAAAGACTTTGAGCAGAAAGAAGTGGACTACAGTGGGCTTCGACTCCAGGCTTTGCAGATAAG TGacgagaaagaggaagaggagtacGAGAAGGAGGAGGTCGGTGAGGAGGGAGAGATCATTCTCGTTAGTGGGGATAAAGGTGAAAAAGGTCCCTGGAACAAgtctggtgctgctgctgctgctcctcctcctgcacccGTGG AGAATGTAGAGGCCCCTGAGGCGAAGCCCGCCGGTGTATATCGCCCTCCAGGAGCTCGACTTACCACCACCAAACGAGCCCACAACCAGGGCCCTCCCGAGATCTTCAGTGACACGCAGTTCCCCTCCTTACTGGCCACCGCCAAGCATGTGGAGACACGCAA ggaCAGAGAAATGGAGAAGACCTTTGAAGTTGTGAAACACAGGAACCGTGGCAGAGAGGAGACCAGCGGCGCTTCTATGCAGCACTTGCAGCTCGACAACCAGTACGCCATCCTGGGGGATAAGTAG